One Paenibacillus riograndensis SBR5 DNA segment encodes these proteins:
- a CDS encoding Gfo/Idh/MocA family protein, giving the protein MKNGHGQTDYRLGILGASNIAVPALLEPARYVETVSIAAIANRTFEKAAKLAETYQIPYVAGSLEELLELSGLDGVYIALSNELHTEWAVRALNAGKHVLAEKPIALNAEEAERLGMAKEKPGSPKLAEGLMIAFHPWQQALKSIVDSGQFGQLHRIRTRITVPAKDRHAGNYRSVKAKGGGAFADLGCYWLQFLQAIVSLQPREIAAQSSFDGPEGCDWTFQAVLKYADGLEAECLTSFEQPFRASHTLYFDHTVLTIPDFFRPVKGFYKIKIRHDLPDNHSTLCEFEPMNYYVSQLEAFAEIMSGQRAEKLEAVWERVQMHSLIMAEARQHRVYREAKRH; this is encoded by the coding sequence ATGAAGAACGGCCATGGACAAACCGACTATAGGCTCGGTATCTTGGGTGCCTCGAATATTGCTGTTCCAGCTTTGCTGGAGCCTGCGCGGTATGTGGAGACGGTAAGTATAGCCGCAATTGCAAACCGGACCTTTGAAAAAGCGGCAAAGCTGGCGGAAACTTACCAGATTCCATATGTGGCGGGCAGTCTGGAGGAGTTGCTGGAGCTAAGCGGTCTGGATGGCGTATATATTGCACTCAGCAATGAGCTTCATACGGAGTGGGCAGTCCGGGCATTGAATGCAGGTAAGCATGTATTGGCAGAGAAGCCGATTGCCTTGAATGCCGAAGAAGCTGAACGGTTAGGGATGGCCAAGGAAAAACCCGGCTCCCCGAAGCTCGCCGAAGGCCTGATGATCGCGTTTCATCCGTGGCAGCAGGCACTGAAATCCATTGTCGATTCCGGACAATTCGGCCAATTGCACAGAATCAGGACACGTATTACCGTACCTGCCAAGGACAGGCATGCCGGGAATTACCGCAGTGTCAAAGCGAAGGGCGGAGGCGCTTTTGCCGATCTGGGCTGCTACTGGCTGCAGTTCCTGCAGGCCATTGTGAGTCTTCAGCCCAGAGAGATTGCGGCACAGTCATCGTTTGACGGGCCGGAGGGCTGTGACTGGACCTTTCAGGCGGTGTTAAAATATGCGGATGGACTGGAGGCCGAATGTCTCACTTCCTTTGAGCAGCCATTCCGGGCTTCGCATACCCTGTATTTTGATCATACGGTGCTGACGATCCCGGATTTCTTCCGCCCGGTCAAAGGGTTCTACAAAATCAAAATACGGCATGACCTTCCGGATAACCACAGTACCCTTTGCGAATTCGAGCCGATGAACTATTATGTCAGCCAGCTGGAGGCTTTTGCGGAAATCATGAGCGGGCAAAGGGCGGAAAAGCTGGAAGCTGTATGGGAACGGGTGCAGATGCACTCCCTAATAATGGCTGAGGCCCGGCAGCACCGGGTTTATCGTGAAGCAAAACGTCATTGA
- a CDS encoding nucleotidyltransferase domain-containing protein, producing the protein MYTHHRQTLEKLAGKLEKDPSCLAVITSGSVAQGTAKETSDVDVHLLLTDEAYETYNRNNTLSYVDREVSTYEGGYADIKVINLRFLELASERGNEPTRYAFTGSEVLFSRIPELGELVARIPVYPEENRERNLRDFCAQIFLYAFYFAKEAAKTNDAYLLAHTASNLVFYSGRMILAYNRRLFPSHKALLDAVDAAEHKPKDFRRLAAELLQAPGADKSIRFAAKILAFYNHGLSFEQALGIYVRNNERSWAEQPPSLQDR; encoded by the coding sequence ATGTATACACATCACAGACAGACGCTGGAGAAGCTGGCGGGAAAGCTTGAAAAGGACCCTTCCTGTCTGGCTGTAATTACCAGTGGTTCGGTAGCTCAGGGAACAGCTAAGGAAACCTCTGATGTGGATGTTCACCTGCTGTTAACCGATGAGGCCTATGAAACCTATAACCGGAACAATACTCTATCCTATGTGGACCGTGAAGTCAGCACGTATGAAGGCGGATACGCCGATATAAAAGTCATCAACCTCCGGTTTCTGGAGCTTGCGTCCGAGCGGGGCAATGAGCCGACGAGGTATGCTTTTACCGGTTCGGAGGTTTTGTTCTCCAGAATCCCGGAGCTGGGTGAGCTGGTAGCCCGGATTCCCGTCTATCCTGAAGAGAACCGGGAGCGCAATCTGCGGGATTTTTGTGCCCAGATCTTCTTGTACGCTTTCTATTTTGCCAAAGAGGCGGCCAAAACGAATGACGCCTATCTGCTTGCCCACACCGCCAGCAATCTGGTGTTCTACAGCGGGAGGATGATCCTGGCGTATAACCGGAGGCTTTTTCCAAGCCACAAGGCTCTGCTGGATGCCGTAGATGCTGCGGAACATAAGCCGAAGGACTTCCGGAGGCTGGCTGCAGAGCTGCTGCAGGCGCCCGGTGCAGATAAGAGCATCCGCTTTGCTGCCAAGATACTGGCTTTTTACAATCACGGTCTTTCCTTCGAGCAGGCGCTGGGAATTTATGTGCGGAACAATGAGCGATCCTGGGCAGAACAGCCTCCTTCATTGCAGGACCGGTAA
- a CDS encoding radical SAM/SPASM domain-containing protein has product MQPTSRVNLDAKSFEALKRTIRNVVIPHRERKHDPGFKTVMPEIMSLKLTNRCNLRCKHCYQWNESGYHHDMDTAEQNLDMDLEMIRKLLQETDEAKSRLYLWGGEPLFHRDTKPILELLKEHPRDTTICTNAYLIHKYEEELCAISDNLELLIPIEGFEDEHDFLRGRGSFHKVIENVDRLVELREQGRFRGRISVHNVINDNMIGRLYELVEFFEQKGVDLVLLCFPWYISAETSLEMDRYYDEHFQWLAELPPDHRSSWHAFKYHIKPGNVPKLTEDLKRINSNTWHNTRIRYQPGLDFDELEDFVAGRPMASRSTSKCLALSTRVDIAPNGMVSACKFFGELAIGNVNEQSLTEIWNSDRYDRLRRILDEGLSPACSKCNVLYLNTSAALSHV; this is encoded by the coding sequence ATGCAGCCTACCAGCAGAGTTAATCTGGATGCCAAATCCTTTGAGGCTTTGAAACGCACGATCAGGAATGTCGTCATTCCGCATAGAGAACGCAAGCATGATCCCGGCTTCAAAACCGTTATGCCGGAAATTATGTCACTTAAGCTGACCAACCGCTGTAATCTCCGCTGCAAGCATTGCTACCAATGGAATGAATCCGGCTATCATCATGATATGGACACAGCCGAGCAGAACCTGGATATGGATTTGGAGATGATCCGCAAGCTTTTGCAGGAAACGGATGAAGCAAAGTCCCGTCTGTATTTATGGGGCGGCGAACCGCTGTTTCACCGGGATACGAAACCAATTCTGGAGCTTCTGAAAGAGCATCCCCGGGATACGACGATCTGTACCAATGCATATCTGATTCATAAGTATGAAGAGGAGCTGTGTGCAATCTCAGACAATCTGGAGCTGCTGATACCGATAGAGGGGTTCGAGGATGAGCATGATTTTCTCCGTGGCAGAGGATCATTTCACAAAGTGATCGAGAACGTGGACCGGCTGGTTGAACTGCGCGAGCAGGGCCGCTTCCGCGGCCGCATCTCCGTGCATAATGTGATTAATGACAATATGATCGGCAGATTGTATGAACTGGTGGAATTTTTTGAGCAAAAGGGCGTCGATCTGGTACTGCTCTGCTTCCCCTGGTATATTTCTGCGGAAACCAGTCTGGAAATGGACCGCTACTACGATGAACACTTCCAGTGGCTGGCGGAGCTTCCGCCGGATCACCGGAGCAGCTGGCATGCCTTCAAATACCATATTAAGCCGGGCAATGTCCCCAAGCTTACCGAAGACCTGAAGCGGATCAACAGCAACACTTGGCATAATACAAGAATCCGTTACCAGCCGGGACTCGACTTTGATGAATTAGAAGATTTTGTGGCCGGCAGGCCGATGGCATCCCGCAGCACGTCGAAATGTCTGGCGCTCAGCACCAGGGTTGATATTGCCCCGAACGGCATGGTGAGTGCATGTAAATTTTTTGGCGAGCTGGCGATTGGCAATGTGAATGAGCAGTCACTGACGGAAATATGGAACTCGGACCGCTACGACCGGCTGCGGCGCATTCTGGATGAAGGCTTGTCCCCGGCCTGTTCCAAATGCAATGTGCTGTACTTGAATACCTCTGCTGCGCTGTCCCATGTATGA
- a CDS encoding macrolide family glycosyltransferase, translating to MMMSNVLFLSVSAHGHVNPTVGLVHELIQRGETVTYFGFEKFRAKIEQTGAVFKTYKENLLLFQDDFAETNEDVLEASAEDFLEMLTDTLRPGKRIIEDVLGQIRGLQFDYVVYTAAFPFGNAIAQILNIPAVASMAILATPAEFMPTGEESSKASSLDSYQAIVQELKESFDVEMPPDILDCFYCKGDISIIYTSKTFIAHPEYYDDSFKFIGPPIFDRQEKVDFPFEQLEGKTVIYISMGTRVSTIMELYDLFFKSFAGFDAVVVMTAYDVDISQFSIPDNFIVRNYVPQLEVLKYTDVAITHAGMNSTSDLMYSNVPFVAIPITADQPYMARRAQELGAAIALDFMTVTPGLLRASVEKVLADPAYREHIQQISKSFQEAGGYPKAVDEIFKLKEERERL from the coding sequence ATGATGATGTCAAACGTACTGTTTTTGAGTGTTTCGGCTCATGGTCATGTCAATCCGACTGTTGGACTTGTGCATGAATTAATTCAGCGGGGGGAAACGGTCACCTATTTCGGGTTCGAAAAATTTAGAGCTAAAATCGAACAAACAGGAGCGGTATTCAAAACGTATAAAGAAAATCTGCTGCTCTTTCAAGACGACTTTGCAGAGACTAATGAAGATGTGCTGGAAGCAAGTGCTGAGGATTTTCTGGAAATGCTGACGGATACGCTCCGGCCCGGCAAGCGGATTATTGAGGATGTATTGGGCCAGATCAGAGGCTTGCAGTTTGATTATGTGGTCTATACAGCCGCTTTTCCATTTGGAAATGCAATCGCCCAGATTCTAAACATTCCTGCGGTTGCCTCGATGGCTATCTTAGCGACACCGGCAGAATTCATGCCTACAGGCGAAGAATCTTCAAAAGCCTCTAGTCTGGACAGTTATCAGGCAATCGTACAGGAGCTGAAGGAAAGCTTTGATGTGGAGATGCCGCCGGACATACTAGACTGCTTCTATTGCAAGGGCGATATTAGTATCATTTATACCTCCAAAACTTTTATCGCCCATCCCGAATACTACGATGACAGCTTCAAGTTCATAGGCCCGCCTATTTTTGACAGACAAGAGAAGGTGGATTTTCCGTTTGAGCAATTGGAAGGAAAAACAGTCATCTATATTTCCATGGGAACCCGTGTGAGCACCATAATGGAATTATACGACCTTTTCTTCAAAAGCTTTGCCGGTTTCGATGCCGTTGTGGTCATGACCGCTTACGATGTGGACATTTCCCAATTCTCCATTCCTGATAACTTTATTGTCCGCAACTATGTTCCGCAACTGGAGGTATTAAAATATACGGATGTAGCTATTACTCATGCAGGAATGAACAGCACCAGTGACTTGATGTACAGCAATGTGCCTTTTGTAGCGATTCCGATTACCGCGGACCAGCCTTATATGGCCAGAAGAGCTCAAGAATTAGGGGCGGCTATTGCTCTGGATTTCATGACGGTTACCCCTGGGCTGCTAAGAGCTTCCGTGGAAAAGGTTCTTGCCGATCCCGCCTACCGTGAACATATCCAGCAGATTAGCAAGTCCTTTCAAGAG
- a CDS encoding glycosyltransferase family protein, translating into MNNTVTVLCSGFGLGFYVPGLLIERKLKALGIEAQIEVFETLMSDSKKKLTDDSRKAYQKNFAVALTSQKIPGDIRNSLDSAAVEQIFRQWRQEKRQHFIALSGHWVHVMDRYRETAGFPVYADLLYIDADLSPSWKNLRRLNPGYAEGYHEVSMYDPGKREILCSIDAGPQQALPASARNGRLVVHGGGWGIGTFREKFAALESAGYELDIAAYSSEEIGETIHGRRYYMNDPEWRTWLRDSNGQYTFPPFAEVTGNQASHFPPCRHYQEGMYGVIRQASAVISKPGGGALIDSLASGTPLVLLDPFGPHEKINSDLWVELGYGIRYGEWAGTGFDREELRKLSDNLQSAAGRYPDYAASYAEQLSAAGGRS; encoded by the coding sequence ATGAACAACACAGTGACAGTTCTATGTTCTGGTTTTGGTCTGGGCTTTTATGTCCCCGGCCTGCTGATTGAGCGGAAGCTCAAGGCGCTTGGCATCGAGGCGCAGATTGAGGTTTTTGAAACCTTAATGTCTGACAGCAAAAAAAAGCTGACGGATGACAGCCGCAAAGCGTACCAGAAAAATTTTGCCGTAGCCCTGACCTCGCAGAAAATACCGGGGGATATCCGAAACAGCCTTGATTCTGCTGCCGTTGAACAGATCTTCCGACAATGGCGGCAGGAAAAAAGACAGCACTTCATAGCATTATCCGGGCACTGGGTGCATGTTATGGACAGATACCGTGAAACTGCCGGTTTTCCTGTGTATGCCGATTTGCTCTATATTGATGCTGATCTTTCGCCGTCATGGAAGAATCTCCGCAGGCTGAACCCAGGTTACGCGGAAGGCTACCACGAAGTAAGCATGTATGATCCCGGGAAGCGGGAGATCCTCTGCAGCATTGATGCCGGACCCCAGCAAGCGCTGCCCGCTTCGGCAAGAAACGGGAGACTGGTTGTGCATGGCGGCGGCTGGGGAATTGGAACATTCCGCGAGAAGTTTGCCGCCCTGGAATCGGCAGGGTATGAGCTGGATATTGCCGCTTACAGTTCTGAGGAGATTGGAGAGACGATCCACGGAAGACGTTATTATATGAACGACCCGGAATGGCGGACCTGGCTCCGCGACAGCAACGGACAGTATACCTTCCCGCCTTTTGCTGAGGTAACCGGCAACCAGGCCAGCCACTTCCCGCCCTGCCGTCACTACCAGGAGGGGATGTACGGTGTCATCCGGCAGGCATCAGCTGTAATCAGCAAGCCGGGAGGCGGGGCATTGATTGATTCATTGGCTTCAGGCACTCCGCTGGTGCTGCTGGACCCTTTTGGCCCGCATGAGAAAATTAACAGCGATCTGTGGGTGGAGCTTGGTTACGGCATCCGTTACGGGGAATGGGCCGGGACTGGTTTTGACCGTGAAGAATTGCGTAAGCTGTCGGACAACCTCCAATCAGCCGCAGGCCGGTACCCCGATTATGCAGCAAGTTATGCAGAACAACTATCCGCAGCGGGAGGGAGAAGCTAA